One stretch of Buteo buteo chromosome Z, bButBut1.hap1.1, whole genome shotgun sequence DNA includes these proteins:
- the PLIN2 gene encoding perilipin-2 isoform X2 yields MALAAIDPQQNIVSRVVNLPLVSSTYDMVSTAYITTKDNHPYLKSVCEIAEKGVKTITSVAMTSAMPIIQKLEPQIVVANNYACIGLDKIEERLPILNQPTDKVVANAKDVVVGAREAVTTTVTGAKETVAHTITGVVGKTKEAMQDSVEMTKSVVNGSINTVLGSRVVQMVSSGVDSALTKSETLVDQYLPLTEAELEKEAARVEGFEVGVQKPSYYVRLGSLSSKVRTRAYQQALNKVRDAKQKSQETILQLHHTVSLIEYARKNMNSANQKLLDAQEKLYQSWVEWKKNTGQNDGGEPHSAEHIESRTLAIARSLTQQLQTTCLTLVSSLQGLPQNVQDQVYSVGSMAGDVYQSFWSASSLQELSDSFLTTSKGQLKKMKESLDDVMDYLVNNTPLNWLVGPFYPQLPGIQHAESKGEGEKISSQKDKQPEHTIE; encoded by the exons ATGGCATTGGCAGCAattgatccacagcag AACATTGTATCAAGGGTTGTCAACCTTCCCTTGGTGAGCTCCACCTATGATATGGTGTCCACAGCTTACATTACCACAAAGGATAACCATCCTTATCTGAAGTCAGTATGTGAGATAGCAGAGAAAGGAGTGAAGACGATTACTTCAGTAGCCATGACAAGTGCTATGCCTATCATCCAGAAACTGGAACCACAAA TTGTAGTTGCCAACAACTATGCGTGTATAGGTCTAGACAAAATTGAAGAGAGACTGCCTATACTGAATCAACCCACTGACAAG GTTGTCGCCAATGCCAAGGATGTAGTTGTTGGAGCCAGAGAAGCTGTAACAACCACTGTGACTGGTGCCAAGGAAACTGTTGCTCACACAATCACTGGAGTTGTGGGCAAGACTAAAGAAGCAATGCAAGACAGCGTAGAAATGACCAAGTCAGTTGTCAATGGCAGCATTAACACTGTCCTGGGAAGTCGTGTGGTGCAAATGGTGAGCAGTGGAGTGGACAGTGCTCTCACTAAATCGGAGACCCTTGTAGACCAGTATCTCCCACTTACAGAAGCAGAACTAG AGAAAGAAGCTGCAAGAGTTGAAGGTTTTGAAGTTGGAGTTCAGAAGCCAAGCTACTACGTTAGACTGGGATCCCTGTCTTCAAAGGTCCGCACACGTGCCTACCAACAAGCCTTAAACAAAGTTAGAGATGCTAAACAGAAAAGCCAGGAGACAATCTTGCAGCTCCACCACACTGTTAGTCTG ATCGAGTATGCCAGAAAGAACATGAATAGTGCCAATCAGAAACTTCTTGATGCTCAGGAAAAGCTTTATCAATCCTGggtagaatggaagaaaaatacaggccAAAATGATGGTGGTGAACCGCATAGCGCTGAG caTATTGAGTCAAGAACTCTAGCTATTGCACGGAGCCTCACTCAGCAACTTCAGACCACCTGCCTCACACTGGTCTCAAGCCTACAGGGGCTGCCACAGAATGTGCAGGATCAGGTTTACAGTGTTGGGTCAATGGCAGGTGATGTCTACCAGAGCTTTTGGTCAGCATCCTCCCTCCAAGAATTATCAGACAGCTTTCTTACCACTAGCAAAGggcagctgaagaaaatgaaggagtCTCTGGATGATGTGATGGATTATCTTGTTAACAACACGCCGCTCAACTGGCTGGTAGGTCCCTTTTACCCACAACTGCCTGGCATTCAGCATGCTGAGAGCAAAGGTGAAGGGGAGAAAATTTCCAGCCAGAAAGACAAACAGCCTGAACACACTATTGAATAA
- the PLIN2 gene encoding perilipin-2 isoform X1, which yields MALAAIDPQQNIVSRVVNLPLVSSTYDMVSTAYITTKDNHPYLKSVCEIAEKGVKTITSVAMTSAMPIIQKLEPQIVVANNYACIGLDKIEERLPILNQPTDKVVANAKDVVVGAREAVTTTVTGAKETVAHTITGVVGKTKEAMQDSVEMTKSVVNGSINTVLGSRVVQMVSSGVDSALTKSETLVDQYLPLTEAELEKEAARVEGFEVGVQKPSYYVRLGSLSSKVRTRAYQQALNKVRDAKQKSQETILQLHHTVSLIEYARKNMNSANQKLLDAQEKLYQSWVEWKKNTGQNDGGEPHSAEHIESRTLAIARSLTQQLQTTCLTLVSSLQGLPQNVQDQVYSVGSMAGDVYQSFWSASSLQELSDSFLTTSKGQLKKMKESLDDVMDYLVNNTPLNWLVPDFTITDLSSESDDIPDILDLDEDDQQDFSRTNGPYTTGQRAE from the exons ATGGCATTGGCAGCAattgatccacagcag AACATTGTATCAAGGGTTGTCAACCTTCCCTTGGTGAGCTCCACCTATGATATGGTGTCCACAGCTTACATTACCACAAAGGATAACCATCCTTATCTGAAGTCAGTATGTGAGATAGCAGAGAAAGGAGTGAAGACGATTACTTCAGTAGCCATGACAAGTGCTATGCCTATCATCCAGAAACTGGAACCACAAA TTGTAGTTGCCAACAACTATGCGTGTATAGGTCTAGACAAAATTGAAGAGAGACTGCCTATACTGAATCAACCCACTGACAAG GTTGTCGCCAATGCCAAGGATGTAGTTGTTGGAGCCAGAGAAGCTGTAACAACCACTGTGACTGGTGCCAAGGAAACTGTTGCTCACACAATCACTGGAGTTGTGGGCAAGACTAAAGAAGCAATGCAAGACAGCGTAGAAATGACCAAGTCAGTTGTCAATGGCAGCATTAACACTGTCCTGGGAAGTCGTGTGGTGCAAATGGTGAGCAGTGGAGTGGACAGTGCTCTCACTAAATCGGAGACCCTTGTAGACCAGTATCTCCCACTTACAGAAGCAGAACTAG AGAAAGAAGCTGCAAGAGTTGAAGGTTTTGAAGTTGGAGTTCAGAAGCCAAGCTACTACGTTAGACTGGGATCCCTGTCTTCAAAGGTCCGCACACGTGCCTACCAACAAGCCTTAAACAAAGTTAGAGATGCTAAACAGAAAAGCCAGGAGACAATCTTGCAGCTCCACCACACTGTTAGTCTG ATCGAGTATGCCAGAAAGAACATGAATAGTGCCAATCAGAAACTTCTTGATGCTCAGGAAAAGCTTTATCAATCCTGggtagaatggaagaaaaatacaggccAAAATGATGGTGGTGAACCGCATAGCGCTGAG caTATTGAGTCAAGAACTCTAGCTATTGCACGGAGCCTCACTCAGCAACTTCAGACCACCTGCCTCACACTGGTCTCAAGCCTACAGGGGCTGCCACAGAATGTGCAGGATCAGGTTTACAGTGTTGGGTCAATGGCAGGTGATGTCTACCAGAGCTTTTGGTCAGCATCCTCCCTCCAAGAATTATCAGACAGCTTTCTTACCACTAGCAAAGggcagctgaagaaaatgaaggagtCTCTGGATGATGTGATGGATTATCTTGTTAACAACACGCCGCTCAACTGGCTG GTTCCAGATTTCACTATTACAGACCTGTCTTCAGAGTCAGATGATATCCCAGACATTTTGGATTTGGATGAAGATGACCAACAAGACTTTTCACGCACAAATGGCCCTTATACTACAGGGCAAAGAGCTGAATGA